In Tenrec ecaudatus isolate mTenEca1 chromosome 5, mTenEca1.hap1, whole genome shotgun sequence, the following are encoded in one genomic region:
- the E2F5 gene encoding transcription factor E2F5 isoform X2, with protein sequence MAAAEPASSGQQAPPAQGQSPPSPPPLQPGGGGSSRHEKSLGLLTTKFVSLLQEAKDGVLDLKAAADTLAVRQKRRIYDITNVLEGIDLIEKKSKNSIQWKGVGAGCNTKEVIDRLRYLKAEIEDLELKERELDQQKSWLQQSIKNVMDDSVNNRFSYVTHEDICNCFNGDTLLAIQAPSGTQLEVPIPEMGQNGQKKYQINLKSLSGPIHVLLINKESSSSKPVVFPVPPPDNLTQPSSQPSTPVTPQKLDITAQELPELSVSERSPGLQQMAATDLTSGSISGDIIDELMSSDVFPLLRLSPTPADDYNFNLDDNEGVCDLFDVQILNY encoded by the exons ATGGCGGCCGCGGAGCCGGCGAGCTCGGGCCAGCAGGCGCCGCCGGCGCAGGGGCAGAGCCCGCCGTCGCCGCCGCCCTTGCagcccggcggcggcggcagcagccgGCACGAGAAGAGCCTggggctgctcaccaccaagTTCGTGTCGCTGCTGCAGGAGGCCAAGGACGGCGTCCTGGATCTCAAAGCG gctgCAGACACTTTGGCTGTGAGgcaaaaaagaagaatttatgacATCACCAATGTCTTGGAAGGAATTGACCTGATTGAAAAGAAGTCAAAAAACAGCATCCAATGGAA gGGTGTAGGTGCTGGCTGTAATACGAAAGAAGTCATAGATAGATTAAGGTATCTTAAAGCTGAAATTGAAGATCTAGAACTGAAGGAAAGGGAACTTGATCAGCAGAAGTCGTGGCTACAGCAAAGCATCAAAAACGTGATGGACGACTCCGTGAATAACAG ATTTTCCTATGTAACTCATGAAGACATCTGTAATTGCTTTAATG GTGATACGTTGTTGGCCATTCAAGCACCTTCTGGGACTCAGCTAGAGGTACCTATTCCAGAAATG GGCCAGAACGGACAGAAGAAATACCAGATCAATCTAAAGAGCCTTTCGGGACCTATCCACGTGCTGCTTATCAACAAAGAGTCCAGTTCCTCCAAGCCTGTGGTTTTTCCTGTTCCTCCACCGGATAACCTCACACAACCTTCTTCTCAGCCCTCAACTCCCGTGACTCCACAGAAACTGGACATCACAGCTCAGGAACTGCCTGAGCTGTCAGTCTCAGAAAGAAGCCCTGGTCTTCAGCAGATGGCAGCCACAGACTTAACTTCCG GATCTATTAGTGGAGATATCATTGATGAATTAATGTCTTCTGATG TGTTCCCCCTCCTCcggctctcccccaccccagctgATGACTACAACTTTAATTTAGATGATAATGAAGGTGTCTGTGATCTGTTTGATGTGCAGATACTAAATTATTAG
- the E2F5 gene encoding transcription factor E2F5 isoform X1, which produces MAAAEPASSGQQAPPAQGQSPPSPPPLQPGGGGSSRHEKSLGLLTTKFVSLLQEAKDGVLDLKAAADTLAVRQKRRIYDITNVLEGIDLIEKKSKNSIQWKGVGAGCNTKEVIDRLRYLKAEIEDLELKERELDQQKSWLQQSIKNVMDDSVNNRFSYVTHEDICNCFNGDTLLAIQAPSGTQLEVPIPEMGQNGQKKYQINLKSLSGPIHVLLINKESSSSKPVVFPVPPPDNLTQPSSQPSTPVTPQKLDITAQELPELSVSERSPGLQQMAATDLTSAGSISGDIIDELMSSDVFPLLRLSPTPADDYNFNLDDNEGVCDLFDVQILNY; this is translated from the exons ATGGCGGCCGCGGAGCCGGCGAGCTCGGGCCAGCAGGCGCCGCCGGCGCAGGGGCAGAGCCCGCCGTCGCCGCCGCCCTTGCagcccggcggcggcggcagcagccgGCACGAGAAGAGCCTggggctgctcaccaccaagTTCGTGTCGCTGCTGCAGGAGGCCAAGGACGGCGTCCTGGATCTCAAAGCG gctgCAGACACTTTGGCTGTGAGgcaaaaaagaagaatttatgacATCACCAATGTCTTGGAAGGAATTGACCTGATTGAAAAGAAGTCAAAAAACAGCATCCAATGGAA gGGTGTAGGTGCTGGCTGTAATACGAAAGAAGTCATAGATAGATTAAGGTATCTTAAAGCTGAAATTGAAGATCTAGAACTGAAGGAAAGGGAACTTGATCAGCAGAAGTCGTGGCTACAGCAAAGCATCAAAAACGTGATGGACGACTCCGTGAATAACAG ATTTTCCTATGTAACTCATGAAGACATCTGTAATTGCTTTAATG GTGATACGTTGTTGGCCATTCAAGCACCTTCTGGGACTCAGCTAGAGGTACCTATTCCAGAAATG GGCCAGAACGGACAGAAGAAATACCAGATCAATCTAAAGAGCCTTTCGGGACCTATCCACGTGCTGCTTATCAACAAAGAGTCCAGTTCCTCCAAGCCTGTGGTTTTTCCTGTTCCTCCACCGGATAACCTCACACAACCTTCTTCTCAGCCCTCAACTCCCGTGACTCCACAGAAACTGGACATCACAGCTCAGGAACTGCCTGAGCTGTCAGTCTCAGAAAGAAGCCCTGGTCTTCAGCAGATGGCAGCCACAGACTTAACTTCCG CAGGATCTATTAGTGGAGATATCATTGATGAATTAATGTCTTCTGATG TGTTCCCCCTCCTCcggctctcccccaccccagctgATGACTACAACTTTAATTTAGATGATAATGAAGGTGTCTGTGATCTGTTTGATGTGCAGATACTAAATTATTAG